The Bradyrhizobium diazoefficiens genome contains the following window.
GAGAACAGCATGTGCAGATAGCGCTTGGAGCAGCCGAGTTCGGCGGAGATCTGGTCGATGCACAGATCGGGATCACGCAGGTGCTCGCGGATGAAGAATTGCGCGCGCACATACATCGCCTCGGGCCCGACCCGATCGAACATCGTGTCGGCTTCGCGCAGCGGCAGCAGCAACAAATCGATCAGCGAATCGGCAACACCGACCGCGCTGTTGGCCGACAGCTTCGCCGCCTCGTCGAAAGTGGCATGGACGAAATCATGGGCGATTCGTCCCGTCCCCGTCTTCGCCGACAGCTTGCAGGCCGGCATGCGTTGCGACGGGAAGCCGCGATCGCGCAACAGCGACTTCGGCACGATCACCACGTCGTGGCGCGTGAAGGCGGGACTGACAATCAAATGCGGGCAGGAGACGTCATAGGCGATGATGTCGCCCGGGTTCAGCTCGATGTGGCGGCCTTCCTGCTCGAAATAAGACACGCCGTAGGTCTGGAAGTGAATCTTGATGTACGGGTGTTCATTGACCTTGGCGCGCGCCAGCGTGTGCGCGATGCGATGCTGGCTGACTTCGATCTGGCAAAGCTTCAGGCGCGAGACGGAGGTGTAGTCGATGCGCCCTTCGAGCGCGGACGCCTCCAGTGGATCGACGTCGAAATGGCCGCACAAACTTGTCAGCCCATCGATCCAGCTCTGGATCTGCCGCTTCGGCGTCAGCCCGGTCGTC
Protein-coding sequences here:
- a CDS encoding helix-turn-helix domain-containing protein, which codes for MSDTIHTLSTTGLTPKRQIQSWIDGLTSLCGHFDVDPLEASALEGRIDYTSVSRLKLCQIEVSQHRIAHTLARAKVNEHPYIKIHFQTYGVSYFEQEGRHIELNPGDIIAYDVSCPHLIVSPAFTRHDVVIVPKSLLRDRGFPSQRMPACKLSAKTGTGRIAHDFVHATFDEAAKLSANSAVGVADSLIDLLLLPLREADTMFDRVGPEAMYVRAQFFIREHLRDPDLCIDQISAELGCSKRYLHMLFSERGTTVSDYIWQARLQNCRQELEAHAGKTITDVAFSWGFSSSSHFSRVFRKYFGVVPSSIHKAQQGAVAAGGN